A genomic window from Massilia sp. METH4 includes:
- a CDS encoding GNAT family N-acetyltransferase produces MITPIDKANAADVPRLFEVWEAAVRATHDFLDVAAIAALVPVVRDLLGSFAPLYCLRDAAGAPYAFIGVADGNIEMLFVHPDHRGRRAGRALTAFAIGTLGATKVDVNEQNAQAAGFYARMGFVQVGRSARDPFGNPYPILHLELA; encoded by the coding sequence ATGATTACCCCCATCGACAAGGCGAACGCCGCCGATGTTCCCCGCCTGTTCGAGGTCTGGGAAGCCGCCGTGCGCGCCACGCACGATTTCCTCGACGTAGCAGCCATTGCCGCCCTGGTACCCGTGGTGCGCGACCTGCTGGGCTCGTTTGCTCCACTGTACTGCCTGCGCGACGCCGCCGGCGCACCCTATGCCTTCATCGGCGTGGCCGACGGCAATATCGAGATGCTGTTCGTGCATCCGGACCACCGCGGACGCCGCGCCGGCCGCGCGCTCACCGCCTTCGCCATCGGCACGCTGGGCGCCACGAAGGTGGACGTCAACGAGCAGAACGCCCAGGCTGCCGGCTTCTATGCGCGCATGGGGTTTGTCCAGGTGGGCCGCTCGGCGCGCGACCCGTTCGGCAATCCCTACCCGATATTGCACCTGGAGCTGGCATGA
- a CDS encoding ABC transporter ATP-binding protein yields MLKLSGVSKIHVAGEVQTTALDRIDLEIDAGEYVAITGPSGCGKSTLLSVLGLLDVPTSGDYWFEGRNVSGWSESRLNELRRGRIGFIFQSFNLIEELSVFENVELALEYTGMPARERKTKVAAMLEKLGVAHRAKHRPSQLSGGQQQRVAIARALVAGPAILLADEPTGNLDTAHGDDVMRLLRTINAEGTTVVMVTHSPAHAAQASRTLNLLDGRIIVDALRAA; encoded by the coding sequence ATGCTCAAACTGTCAGGCGTCAGCAAGATCCACGTGGCCGGGGAAGTGCAGACCACCGCCCTCGACCGCATCGACCTCGAGATCGACGCCGGCGAATACGTGGCCATCACCGGCCCTTCCGGCTGCGGCAAGTCCACGCTGCTGTCGGTCCTGGGTTTGCTGGACGTGCCCACCAGCGGCGATTACTGGTTCGAAGGCCGCAACGTCTCGGGCTGGAGCGAATCACGGCTGAACGAATTGCGGCGCGGGCGCATCGGCTTCATCTTCCAGAGCTTCAACCTGATCGAGGAATTGTCCGTATTCGAGAACGTGGAACTGGCGCTCGAATACACCGGCATGCCGGCGCGCGAGCGCAAGACCAAGGTGGCGGCCATGCTGGAAAAGCTGGGCGTGGCGCACCGCGCGAAGCACCGGCCGTCCCAGCTCTCCGGCGGCCAGCAGCAGCGCGTGGCGATCGCCCGCGCGCTCGTGGCAGGCCCGGCGATCCTGCTGGCCGACGAACCGACCGGCAACCTCGATACGGCGCACGGCGACGACGTGATGCGCCTCCTGCGCACCATCAATGCCGAGGGCACCACGGTCGTGATGGTGACGCACTCGCCGGCCCACGCGGCGCAGGCTTCGCGCACGCTGAACCTGCTCGACGGCCGCATCATCGTCGACGCCCTGCGTGCCGCATGA
- a CDS encoding potassium transporter Kup, translated as MTNKNNSLAALTLAAVGIVYGDIGTSPLYTLKTIFDPEHGLALSEANLLGVVSLIFWGLTIVVSLKYVTLVLRADNRGEGGIMALMALALNSVSKRSGWHFPLLALGVLGATMFYGDSVVTPAISVLGAVEGLKVATPALEPYVVPLAIVILVTLYSVQRHGTAGIGRFFGPVMVLWFLALAAMGIVNIVERPDILRALNPLHAVHFMIDNGFIAFVALGAVVLAMTGAEALYADMGHFGKKPIRVAWFAVAFPALALNYFGQGALLLHSPEAITNPFFQQLGSWSVYPLVVLSTMAAVIASQATISGTFSMTKQAIALGLLPRMRVMHTSEHQIGQIYIPAVNWLQLIVVLIAVVGFGSSDELAGAYGIAVTATMLCTTILTFFVIRYRWHLPLAVCVAATGFFLVIDVLLLSSCTLKLFHGGWMPLLLGATLFTIMLTWRTGRHLVFNNLQKHAIPLDAFLDSLFVAPPARVPGTAVFLRGESDGVPHAMLHNLSHNKVLHERVVFLTVHILEEPYVAREEQVRITDLGHQCFQVNVNYGFKDEPDIPGILDLCGEHGLPFEMMETSFFIARQTVISAPGQGMAPWREHLFVAMSRNARAAADYYQIPPNRVIELGTQVEI; from the coding sequence TTGACAAACAAGAATAACAGCCTGGCCGCGCTCACGCTGGCGGCGGTCGGCATCGTCTATGGCGACATCGGTACCAGTCCCCTCTATACCCTGAAAACCATTTTCGACCCGGAGCACGGGCTGGCGCTTTCCGAGGCAAACCTGCTGGGCGTCGTGTCGCTGATCTTCTGGGGCCTGACCATCGTCGTCTCCTTGAAGTACGTGACGCTGGTGCTGCGCGCCGACAACCGCGGCGAGGGCGGCATCATGGCCCTGATGGCGCTGGCGCTTAATTCGGTCTCGAAGCGCTCGGGCTGGCATTTCCCGCTGCTGGCACTGGGCGTGCTGGGTGCCACCATGTTCTACGGCGACAGCGTGGTAACCCCGGCCATCTCCGTGCTTGGCGCGGTGGAAGGGCTGAAAGTGGCCACTCCCGCCCTGGAGCCCTATGTGGTGCCGCTGGCCATCGTCATCCTCGTGACGCTGTATTCCGTGCAGCGCCACGGCACCGCCGGCATCGGCCGCTTCTTCGGGCCCGTGATGGTGCTCTGGTTTCTTGCACTGGCGGCGATGGGCATCGTCAACATCGTCGAGCGGCCCGACATCCTGCGCGCGCTGAACCCCCTGCACGCCGTGCACTTCATGATCGACAACGGCTTCATCGCCTTCGTCGCCCTGGGCGCCGTGGTGCTGGCCATGACCGGTGCGGAGGCCCTCTATGCCGACATGGGCCACTTCGGCAAGAAGCCGATCCGCGTGGCCTGGTTCGCCGTCGCCTTTCCCGCGCTGGCATTGAACTACTTCGGCCAGGGCGCGCTGCTGCTGCACTCGCCGGAGGCGATCACGAATCCCTTCTTCCAGCAGCTGGGCAGCTGGAGCGTGTATCCGCTCGTCGTGCTGTCCACCATGGCGGCCGTCATCGCATCGCAAGCCACCATTTCCGGCACGTTCTCGATGACCAAGCAGGCCATCGCCCTGGGCCTCTTGCCGCGCATGCGCGTGATGCACACGTCCGAACACCAGATCGGCCAGATCTATATCCCGGCCGTCAACTGGCTCCAGCTGATCGTGGTGCTGATCGCGGTGGTGGGCTTCGGATCGTCCGACGAACTGGCCGGCGCCTACGGCATCGCCGTGACGGCCACCATGCTGTGCACCACCATCCTCACGTTCTTCGTGATCCGCTACCGCTGGCACCTGCCGCTGGCGGTCTGCGTCGCCGCGACCGGCTTCTTCCTCGTGATCGACGTGCTGCTGCTGTCTTCCTGCACGCTGAAGCTGTTCCACGGCGGCTGGATGCCGCTGCTGCTCGGCGCCACGCTGTTTACGATCATGCTCACCTGGCGCACCGGCCGCCACCTGGTGTTCAACAACCTGCAAAAGCACGCGATTCCCCTCGATGCCTTCCTCGATTCGCTGTTCGTGGCACCGCCGGCGCGGGTGCCCGGCACCGCCGTGTTCCTGCGCGGCGAAAGCGATGGCGTGCCGCACGCGATGCTGCATAACCTGTCGCACAACAAGGTGCTGCACGAACGCGTAGTCTTCCTCACCGTGCATATCCTGGAAGAGCCCTACGTGGCGCGCGAGGAACAGGTGCGCATTACCGACCTGGGGCACCAGTGCTTCCAGGTCAACGTGAATTATGGCTTCAAGGACGAGCCGGACATCCCGGGCATCCTCGACCTGTGCGGCGAGCATGGCCTGCCGTTCGAGATGATGGAAACCTCGTTCTTCATCGCGCGCCAGACCGTGATCTCGGCGCCGGGCCAGGGCATGGCGCCGTGGCGCGAACACCTGTTCGTGGCCATGTCGCGCAATGCGCGGGCGGCGGCCGACTATTACCAGATCCCGCCGAACCGGGTGATCGAACTGGGCACGCAAGTCGAAATCTAG
- a CDS encoding ABC transporter permease, with amino-acid sequence MTLRDFRIGWRLLLREPGFSLVTVLGLALACAACFLLLGYVRYCFTYDSHVPDAARVAVVKQRINVFPRPEWDTRSLLPLARAALDSGLAEQASIAVRMREAVRAGAHLHEMTVVAVDPAFAGIFGLVPLAGDLQAALTRPEALAVTRAAARRLFGSAEGILGRTVQVNGETLQVTALLPDVPANATTTWDALTGPLSRARPAADRTAVPDWKRGGVFVKLKAGASAAQLEAQLQKAVDGSPMEQRVRASPMGKTLQGPATEVKLLPLPDAYFDPDLAASRAGADHGKRATVLGLAGIALLILLLAVTNYVNLATVRAQQRQRESGLRKLLGASAPRMAGQFIAEAVLVALLAAVLGVALAWLLLPTFAGLVDRTLEGFFSPARIALALLAALLTGVVAGGWPALVALRVRPAAALAGRDNSETAGGLWLRRALTVLQFATAIALGAMAIAVAWQTRFATHADPGFDPEQLVTVDLPVDAKAPAMQAFAQAVRHLPMAGGVALSSEAVGRDGYKIVQSFRTRDGRDLRMEIKPVSPEYFEVYGVRALFGRLFTAGTDRAAGDALVLNAAAARTLGYGNPQGTVGQAPFAQNGTVVGIAPDIRHNDLRRQTEAVVYLLRPDYGVLTLRTGASMDEVERALAPLWQRYFPDRIMTVQPAAGLFAQSYQADARLAGMLGMASVLAVGLAAFGIYVLAAYSVQRNRRQIVLRKLYGAGKGAIARLLGREFAALLAAGALVGLPLAWLAIERYLAGFVERAPLGQWPLVLATLLAALVALLATARHAVAALRLPPAGALRD; translated from the coding sequence ATGACCTTACGCGACTTTCGTATCGGCTGGCGCCTGCTGCTGCGCGAGCCCGGTTTTTCGCTGGTGACCGTGCTCGGGCTGGCACTGGCCTGCGCCGCCTGTTTCCTGCTGCTCGGCTATGTGCGCTACTGCTTCACCTACGACAGCCATGTGCCCGACGCCGCGCGCGTGGCAGTCGTAAAACAGCGCATCAACGTCTTCCCGCGGCCCGAGTGGGATACCCGGTCCCTGCTGCCGCTGGCCCGGGCCGCCCTGGACAGCGGCCTGGCCGAACAGGCCAGCATCGCCGTGCGCATGCGCGAGGCCGTGCGGGCCGGGGCCCACCTGCACGAAATGACCGTGGTGGCGGTGGATCCCGCCTTCGCCGGCATCTTCGGCCTTGTACCGCTGGCGGGCGACTTGCAGGCGGCATTGACGCGGCCGGAGGCGCTGGCCGTCACGCGGGCGGCCGCGCGCCGCCTGTTCGGCAGTGCCGAGGGCATACTGGGCCGCACCGTGCAGGTGAACGGCGAAACGCTGCAGGTGACGGCCCTGCTGCCCGACGTTCCGGCCAATGCCACCACCACCTGGGATGCGCTCACCGGTCCCTTGAGCCGCGCCCGCCCCGCTGCCGACCGCACGGCGGTTCCGGACTGGAAACGCGGCGGGGTCTTCGTGAAGTTGAAAGCCGGCGCCAGCGCCGCGCAGCTCGAAGCCCAGTTGCAGAAGGCCGTCGACGGGTCGCCGATGGAACAGCGCGTGCGCGCCAGCCCCATGGGCAAGACGCTGCAAGGTCCCGCCACCGAGGTGAAGCTGCTGCCGCTGCCGGATGCCTACTTCGACCCGGACCTGGCGGCCAGCCGCGCCGGCGCCGACCACGGCAAGCGCGCAACCGTGCTGGGCCTGGCAGGCATAGCGCTGCTGATCCTGCTGCTGGCCGTGACGAACTACGTGAACCTGGCCACGGTGCGCGCCCAGCAGCGCCAGCGCGAGTCGGGTCTGCGCAAGCTGCTCGGCGCCAGCGCGCCGCGCATGGCCGGGCAGTTCATCGCCGAAGCAGTCCTCGTCGCCCTGCTCGCCGCCGTGCTGGGCGTGGCGCTGGCGTGGCTGCTGCTGCCCACGTTCGCCGGCCTGGTCGACCGCACCCTGGAGGGATTCTTCAGCCCCGCGCGCATCGCCCTCGCCCTGCTGGCCGCGCTGCTGACCGGGGTGGTGGCCGGCGGCTGGCCGGCACTGGTGGCCTTGCGCGTGCGGCCGGCGGCGGCGCTGGCGGGGCGCGACAACAGCGAAACGGCCGGCGGCCTGTGGCTGCGCCGCGCCTTGACGGTGCTGCAATTCGCCACGGCCATCGCACTGGGCGCGATGGCGATCGCCGTCGCCTGGCAAACGCGCTTCGCCACCCATGCCGACCCCGGCTTCGATCCGGAGCAGCTGGTGACGGTGGACTTGCCGGTGGATGCGAAAGCGCCGGCGATGCAGGCCTTCGCGCAAGCCGTGCGGCACCTGCCGATGGCGGGTGGGGTGGCGCTGTCTTCCGAGGCGGTCGGCCGCGACGGCTACAAGATCGTGCAGAGCTTTCGCACGCGCGATGGGCGCGACCTGCGCATGGAAATCAAGCCGGTGTCGCCGGAGTACTTCGAGGTGTATGGCGTGCGGGCCCTGTTCGGCCGGCTGTTCACGGCCGGCACCGACCGGGCCGCCGGCGATGCGCTGGTGCTGAACGCGGCCGCCGCCAGGACCCTGGGCTACGGCAATCCGCAAGGCACGGTCGGGCAGGCGCCATTCGCGCAGAACGGCACCGTGGTTGGCATCGCCCCGGATATCCGCCACAACGACCTGCGCCGGCAGACCGAAGCGGTCGTCTACCTGCTGCGGCCCGATTACGGTGTGCTGACGTTGCGCACCGGGGCGAGCATGGATGAGGTAGAGCGCGCGCTGGCACCGCTGTGGCAGCGCTATTTCCCTGACCGCATCATGACCGTGCAGCCGGCGGCCGGCCTGTTCGCGCAGTCTTACCAGGCAGACGCCCGGCTGGCCGGCATGCTGGGCATGGCCAGCGTGCTGGCGGTAGGCCTGGCCGCGTTCGGCATCTATGTGCTGGCCGCCTACAGCGTGCAGCGCAACCGCCGCCAGATCGTGCTGCGCAAGCTGTATGGCGCCGGCAAGGGGGCGATCGCCCGATTGCTGGGGCGTGAATTCGCCGCGCTGCTGGCGGCGGGGGCACTGGTGGGCTTGCCGCTGGCCTGGCTGGCGATCGAACGCTACCTGGCCGGTTTCGTGGAACGCGCGCCGCTGGGCCAGTGGCCGCTCGTGCTGGCCACGCTGCTGGCCGCCCTGGTGGCACTGCTGGCTACCGCCCGCCATGCAGTGGCGGCGCTGCGGCTGCCGCCGGCGGGCGCGCTGCGAGACTGA
- the rarD gene encoding EamA family transporter RarD, translated as MKEHHSEQRHSAGVLNATSAFLLWGLFPLYFHAIGEVPPVEILAHRMVWSLLFLCIVLTWRQQWKWLPAVLRQPKTVATFAASALLLSANWFIYIWAVNNGHVIDASLGYFITPLLNVLLGLFVLKERLRAGQWLAIGVAATGVAWLTWQAGALPWIALLLAATFGAYGLLRKTATLAALEGLSFETLLLFPLAGGYVLWLTVHGANTFVNTPNDVTRALLVAAGPITAIPLLLFAAGARKIPLSVLGMLQYIAPTIQMILGLLVFHETFSKARLAGFIVIWSALALYMAEGFWMSRRTAAAG; from the coding sequence ATGAAGGAACATCACAGCGAGCAACGGCACAGCGCGGGCGTGCTGAACGCCACGTCCGCCTTCCTGCTCTGGGGTCTGTTTCCGCTGTACTTCCATGCGATCGGCGAGGTGCCGCCGGTGGAGATCCTGGCCCACCGCATGGTGTGGTCGCTGCTGTTCCTGTGCATCGTGCTCACCTGGCGCCAGCAATGGAAATGGCTGCCTGCCGTGCTGCGGCAGCCGAAGACCGTGGCCACCTTCGCGGCCAGCGCGCTGCTGTTGTCGGCCAACTGGTTCATCTATATCTGGGCCGTCAACAACGGCCACGTGATCGACGCCAGCCTGGGTTACTTCATCACGCCGCTGCTCAACGTGCTGCTCGGGCTGTTCGTACTGAAGGAACGGCTGCGCGCCGGCCAATGGCTGGCCATCGGCGTGGCGGCCACCGGCGTGGCCTGGCTCACCTGGCAGGCCGGCGCCCTGCCCTGGATTGCGCTGCTGCTGGCCGCCACCTTCGGCGCCTACGGCCTGCTGCGCAAGACCGCCACGCTGGCCGCGCTGGAGGGGCTGTCGTTCGAGACGCTGCTGCTGTTCCCGCTGGCCGGCGGCTATGTGCTGTGGCTGACGGTCCATGGCGCCAACACCTTCGTGAACACGCCGAACGACGTCACGCGCGCGCTGCTGGTCGCCGCCGGGCCGATCACGGCGATCCCGCTGCTGCTGTTCGCCGCCGGGGCACGCAAGATCCCCCTGTCGGTGCTGGGCATGCTGCAATATATCGCCCCCACGATCCAGATGATCCTGGGGCTGCTCGTCTTCCATGAAACGTTCTCGAAGGCACGGCTGGCCGGTTTCATCGTGATCTGGAGCGCGCTGGCGCTGTACATGGCGGAGGGGTTCTGGATGTCGCGCCGAACGGCGGCCGCTGGCTAG
- a CDS encoding efflux RND transporter periplasmic adaptor subunit, with protein sequence MHIMPPSSHHRPASGAAMDTIVPRRRGRAIALAGAALLALCAAGFAIWHWMPRGLQVAAADLRVATVERGIFRDDIAVRANAEPLTAVMLDSVESGRIEEVYARDGDLVEKGQLLFRISNPQRNLELLARQSEYAQQISNLSTLRVAEQSNRTERQRRLDDLSFALEQAEKTHARTARLAAQGFVSAVALEEARDKRDKARRAVALEQESNAAEDKVRGNALGRLEETILGLATGLRLVEQTVDALAVRAPVAGRLTDFRLQVGESIVTGKRVGRIDDPQRFKLAALVDEYYLNRVSVGRLGVVTQDGRRYPVKVGTVYPQIKEGRFTAELLFTAGQPALSPGQSLDAQITLGEPAPALLLPNGAFVADSGGAWVYVFTDATHAQRRAIRTGRRNNAQIEVLSGLAPGERVIVSGYAAFGNSTRLQVSP encoded by the coding sequence ATGCACATCATGCCTCCCTCTTCCCACCATCGGCCGGCGAGCGGCGCGGCCATGGACACGATCGTTCCGCGCCGCCGCGGCCGCGCCATCGCGCTGGCCGGCGCCGCCCTGCTGGCGCTCTGCGCCGCCGGCTTCGCGATCTGGCACTGGATGCCGCGCGGCCTGCAGGTGGCGGCCGCCGACTTGCGCGTGGCCACCGTGGAACGGGGCATCTTCCGCGACGATATCGCCGTGCGCGCCAACGCCGAACCGCTGACCGCGGTGATGCTCGATTCGGTGGAATCGGGCCGCATCGAAGAGGTGTATGCGCGCGACGGCGACCTGGTTGAAAAGGGGCAGCTGCTGTTCCGTATCTCGAACCCGCAGCGCAACCTGGAACTGCTGGCGCGCCAGTCGGAATACGCACAGCAGATCTCGAACCTGTCCACGCTGCGGGTGGCCGAGCAGAGCAACCGCACCGAGCGCCAGCGCCGGCTGGACGACCTGTCGTTCGCGCTGGAGCAGGCCGAGAAGACCCATGCGCGCACGGCGCGGCTGGCCGCGCAGGGTTTCGTCTCGGCCGTGGCACTGGAAGAGGCGCGGGACAAGCGCGACAAGGCCCGGCGCGCGGTGGCGCTGGAACAGGAAAGCAACGCCGCCGAGGACAAGGTGCGCGGCAACGCGCTGGGCCGCCTGGAGGAAACCATCCTGGGCCTGGCCACCGGGCTGCGGCTCGTCGAGCAGACCGTCGATGCGCTGGCCGTGCGCGCCCCGGTCGCGGGCCGGCTCACGGACTTTCGGCTGCAGGTGGGCGAGTCGATCGTCACAGGCAAGCGCGTGGGCCGCATCGACGATCCGCAACGCTTCAAGCTCGCCGCCCTGGTGGACGAGTACTACCTGAACCGCGTGTCCGTCGGGCGCCTCGGCGTGGTCACGCAGGACGGCCGCCGCTACCCCGTCAAGGTCGGCACCGTCTACCCGCAGATCAAGGAAGGCCGCTTTACCGCCGAGCTGCTGTTCACCGCCGGCCAGCCGGCGCTCAGTCCCGGCCAGAGCCTGGACGCGCAGATCACGCTGGGCGAACCGGCGCCGGCCCTGCTGCTGCCGAACGGCGCGTTCGTGGCCGACTCGGGCGGTGCGTGGGTGTACGTGTTCACCGATGCCACGCACGCACAACGCCGGGCCATCCGCACGGGCCGGCGCAACAACGCGCAGATCGAGGTGCTGTCCGGCCTCGCGCCCGGCGAGCGCGTCATCGTCTCGGGCTATGCCGCTTTCGGCAACTCGACCCGGCTGCAGGTTTCGCCATAA
- a CDS encoding FKBP-type peptidyl-prolyl cis-trans isomerase — protein MKSIFNILASLACALAFTACGGNDDAPVTTPAPEVVTKVDLAVGTGIEAITGDNVTVTYTGWLYDETKTENKGTQFDQRTAESPYTFPLGKGAVIAGWDQGVVGMRQGGKRRLVVPASLGYGATASEKIPANSKLVFEIEMLAIKR, from the coding sequence ATGAAATCGATCTTCAACATTCTCGCCTCGCTGGCTTGCGCGCTGGCCTTCACCGCATGCGGCGGCAACGACGACGCGCCCGTCACCACCCCGGCACCGGAAGTCGTGACGAAAGTGGACTTGGCCGTGGGCACGGGCATCGAGGCGATCACCGGCGATAACGTGACCGTCACCTACACCGGCTGGCTGTACGACGAGACCAAGACCGAGAACAAGGGTACGCAATTCGATCAGCGCACCGCGGAAAGCCCGTACACTTTCCCTCTCGGCAAGGGTGCCGTCATTGCTGGCTGGGACCAGGGCGTGGTCGGCATGCGCCAGGGCGGCAAGCGCCGCCTGGTCGTCCCGGCAAGCCTGGGATATGGCGCCACCGCGAGCGAAAAGATTCCCGCCAATTCCAAGCTGGTGTTCGAGATCGAAATGCTGGCGATCAAGCGCTGA
- the ettA gene encoding energy-dependent translational throttle protein EttA — protein sequence MANYVYTMNRVGKIVPPKRQILKDISLSFFPGAKIGVLGLNGSGKSTLLKIMAGIDTDIQGEARPMPGLSIGYLPQEPQLDPEKTVRQEVESGLGEAFEAQAKLDAVYAAYAEPDADFDALAAEQQRLESIIAAADGGNLNLQLEMAADALRLPPWDARIGVLSGGEKRRVALCKLLLSKPDMLLLDEPTNHLDAESVEWLEQFLLRFPGTVVGITHDRYFLDNAAEWILELDRGHGIPWKGNYSSWLDQKQARLKQEEATESARQKALQKELEWSRQNPKARQAKSKARLARFNELSEYEYQKRNETQEIFIPVAERLGNEVIEFKNVSKAFGDRLLIDNLSFTVPPGAIVGIIGPNGAGKSTLFRMIAGIEQPDSGEVVIGKTAKISLVDQSRDALANNKTVFEDVSGGADMLSVGRFEMPSRAYLGRFNFKGGDQQKIVGNLSGGERGRLHLAKTLLKGGNVLLLDEPSNDLDVETLRALEDALLEFAGSVMVISHDRWFLDRIATHILAFEGNSQVTFFDGNYQEYEADKKKRLGEEGAKPKRIRYKPLTN from the coding sequence ATGGCAAACTACGTCTATACCATGAACCGCGTGGGCAAAATCGTCCCGCCCAAGCGCCAGATCCTGAAAGACATTTCGCTCTCGTTCTTCCCGGGCGCGAAGATCGGCGTGCTGGGCCTGAACGGCTCCGGTAAGTCGACCTTGCTGAAGATCATGGCCGGCATCGATACCGACATCCAGGGCGAAGCCCGCCCGATGCCGGGCCTGTCGATCGGTTACCTGCCGCAGGAACCGCAGCTCGATCCGGAAAAGACGGTGCGCCAGGAAGTGGAATCGGGCCTGGGCGAAGCCTTCGAAGCGCAGGCCAAGCTCGATGCCGTGTACGCCGCCTATGCCGAGCCGGACGCCGACTTCGACGCCCTGGCGGCCGAGCAGCAGCGCCTGGAATCGATCATCGCCGCCGCCGATGGCGGCAACCTGAACCTGCAACTGGAAATGGCCGCCGACGCACTGCGCCTGCCGCCGTGGGATGCCAGGATCGGCGTGCTGTCCGGCGGTGAAAAGCGCCGCGTGGCGCTGTGCAAGCTGCTGCTCTCCAAGCCCGACATGCTGCTGCTCGACGAGCCGACCAACCACCTGGATGCCGAATCCGTCGAATGGCTGGAGCAGTTCCTGCTGCGCTTCCCGGGCACCGTGGTGGGCATCACCCACGACCGCTACTTCCTCGACAATGCCGCCGAATGGATCCTGGAACTGGACCGCGGGCACGGCATCCCGTGGAAAGGCAACTACAGCTCGTGGCTGGACCAGAAGCAGGCCCGCCTGAAGCAGGAAGAAGCCACCGAATCGGCGCGCCAGAAGGCGCTGCAGAAGGAACTGGAATGGTCGCGCCAGAATCCGAAGGCCCGCCAGGCCAAGTCGAAGGCCCGCCTGGCGCGCTTCAATGAACTGTCCGAATACGAATACCAGAAGCGTAACGAGACGCAGGAAATCTTCATCCCCGTGGCGGAGCGCCTGGGCAATGAAGTCATCGAGTTCAAGAACGTGTCGAAAGCGTTCGGCGACCGCCTGCTGATCGACAACCTGTCGTTCACCGTGCCGCCCGGCGCGATCGTGGGCATCATCGGCCCGAACGGTGCCGGTAAATCGACGCTGTTCCGCATGATCGCCGGGATCGAGCAGCCGGACAGCGGCGAAGTCGTGATCGGCAAGACGGCGAAGATCTCCCTGGTCGACCAGAGCCGCGATGCGCTGGCCAACAACAAGACCGTGTTCGAGGACGTGTCGGGCGGGGCGGACATGCTGTCCGTGGGCCGCTTCGAAATGCCGTCGCGCGCGTATCTCGGCCGCTTCAACTTCAAGGGCGGCGACCAGCAGAAGATCGTGGGCAACCTGTCCGGCGGCGAGCGCGGCCGCCTGCACCTGGCCAAGACGCTGCTCAAGGGCGGCAACGTGCTCCTGCTGGACGAACCGTCGAACGACCTGGACGTGGAAACGCTGCGCGCGCTGGAAGACGCGCTGCTGGAATTCGCCGGTTCGGTGATGGTGATCTCGCACGACCGCTGGTTCCTGGACCGCATCGCCACCCACATCCTGGCCTTCGAAGGCAACTCGCAAGTAACCTTCTTCGACGGTAACTACCAGGAATACGAGGCGGACAAGAAGAAGCGCCTCGGCGAGGAAGGCGCAAAGCCGAAGCGTATCCGCTACAAGCCGCTCACGAACTAA